DNA from Fibrobacter sp. UWB15:
GTAGCGGGGGCAGGACTTGAACGCTGCGACCTTCGGGTTATGAGCCCGACGAGCTACCAACTGCTCCACCCCGCGTCGAGGTTGCACCATATATAGTAAATTTTTATAGCCTTGTCAAGGGTTTTTTACACGAATTTTTTCAGGATATGCTTGCTGGCAACGAAATAATCAATACCGCTAATAATGGTAATTGCGGTGATGACGCCCATCACAGCTTGCGGGAAAATGGCCCAAAATGCTTGATAATTGGGAATAATCGTTTCCATGGGGTCGAGGGCGCCAAGCAAAATGGCTACAATTCCGATACCCTGGAGTGCGGTTTTCCATTTGCCGCTGCGACGAGCGGGCATAATCAGGCCTTCGCTTGCGGCGAGAGTACGGAGCGTCTCGACGCTCGATTCGCGGAAGTAAATGAGGGCGACCATCCACACCGGGGCATACCCCGTAGCGATAAAGCACATGAAGATTGTCATGTTCGAAATTTTGTCGCTGAACGGATCCAGGTACTTGCCGAGAGTGCTCACTTCGCCGAGTTTGCGGGCGAGGTAACCATCCAAAAAGTCTGTCAGCATAAAGCCGAGCACCATCACCAGCGAAAGGCTCTTGAAAACGAGGCTGTTATTGCTGTAATCCAGGTCGTTGTCGTAGAAGAAAACCCACAGGAAAAACGGGGTCAGCACAATGCGGCTCATGGTGAGCTGGCTTGCAATCGAAAGCGGCTTTCTGTGAGCTGGGTCGCGGTAATACCAGTAGGCGTATGCAACGGTCGAGGCGATAATCAAGAGAATCGAC
Protein-coding regions in this window:
- the pgsA gene encoding CDP-diacylglycerol--glycerol-3-phosphate 3-phosphatidyltransferase, encoding MVFIAVIVFIWMGMAKTATALVAIALIMGWVNLYQLRSQEIEKPYYRLWLNVIDGFLSFAVMTSIFVRDLLQNDQAEKLLAVGCVFLLARLVAHTLFSLGVLREGKSLPRKRRWSKLSNIAITVTMGVYLLNLEDYQQICMVTSILLIIASTVAYAYWYYRDPAHRKPLSIASQLTMSRIVLTPFFLWVFFYDNDLDYSNNSLVFKSLSLVMVLGFMLTDFLDGYLARKLGEVSTLGKYLDPFSDKISNMTIFMCFIATGYAPVWMVALIYFRESSVETLRTLAASEGLIMPARRSGKWKTALQGIGIVAILLGALDPMETIIPNYQAFWAIFPQAVMGVITAITIISGIDYFVASKHILKKFV